From Symphalangus syndactylus isolate Jambi chromosome 5, NHGRI_mSymSyn1-v2.1_pri, whole genome shotgun sequence:
CATCCTGCACTCTTTTCTCACCAACCGACAGCATCAGGCCTGGCTACCAGGCTCTCTGCTGGTTCAATGGCTCAGCAATTAGAttagatgtaattaccagctccaGTTTTATTTGTGGGCAAAGATACTTTGGTCACATCTGATCCTGCAAGGAGGAGGGAGTACATATAAAATGCCCTGCCCTTTTCccaaaaaaagataaagcagaTAGGAATCAGTAACATAAGGTCGGCATTCTCCCAAATGTACTCTCTTGTCCTATCACTAGCCTACTTTTGATAGTGAAAGATGTTCTTGTGTCTGATCTTACAAAACGGTGTCCCTTAGCAAACCCTGAAGGAAGGAAACTGAGCTGGAGTTACTCTGAAACTAAAATGTGACTATGGGTCCTGGTAACCAGGAAATAGGAAAGATCTCATCTACCACCTCTCATTTAGCAAGTTATACACACCATTTCTTCCTGATATTTATTactagatttttacttttttttttttttttttttgagatggagtttcactcttgttgcccaggctggagtgcaatggcgtgatctcggctcactacaacctcgtctcccaggttcaagtgattctcctgcgtcccactcccaagtagctgggattacaggcacgcaccaccatgcccagctaatttttgtattattagtagagacggggtttcaccatgttggccaggctggtctcgaactcctgacctcaggtgatccacctgccttgcctccgcctctcaaagtgttgggataacaggcgtgagccgctgcgcctggccaagactctattttgaaaaataatggatCTTAAGATAAACTTAATtttcaatctctctctttttttttttttcttctgagatggagtcttgctccgtcgcccaggctggagtgcagtggcgcgatctcagctcactacaatctccgcctcccaggttcgagcgattctcctgcctcagcctcctgaatagctgggattacaggcgtccgccaccatgcccggctaatttttgtatttttagtagagatgaggtttcacaatgttggccaggctggtcttgaactcctgacctcaggtaatccacccacctcggccatcccaaaatgctggaattacaggcgtgagccactgtgcctggcttctctcATAAGGAATtcaaaagaatagagaaaagccCACAAGCATATGAGAAATCTCATTATGGCACAGCACAAATTTGATAAGTGATAGATCAAACCAAAGTATCAttataacaattttttattttttgagacaaggtctcactctattgcccaagcaGGGCTGtgatctcagcctcttgagtacctgggaccacaggtgcacaccaccacacccagctaatttttttattatttgtaaagatgaggtctagctatgttgcccaggctggccttaaactcctgggctcaagtgatcctctcgcctcagcctcccaaagtgctgggaccacagacgtaagacactgtgcccagcctatttttaatttatttttagagaaggggcctcactatgttgcccaggctgcagtgcagcagctATTCACAGTGTGATCATAGggcactacagcctcgaactcctggcctcaaatgatcctccctcctcagctcaggagtagctgggactacaggtttatgtcaccttgcccggcctaataatattttaagttaataaagtctcaaaaacttgaaaaagaagaacaaagttggaggactcacacttcctgatttcaaaatgtacCACAGAGCAAGAGTAACCAAgacagtgtgatactggcataaaaacaaacatatagatcaggccgggtgaggtggatcacacctgtaatcccagcacttcgggatgccaaggtgagcggatggcctgagatcaggagatcaagaccagcctggccaacatggtgaaacccagtctctactaaaaatacaaaaattagcccggcgtggtagcacacacctgtagtcccagctactcgggaggctgaggcaggagatcgcttgaacccaggagacggaggttgcagtgagccaagatcgcaccatggcactccagcctgggcaacagagcaagacttcatctcaataaataaataaataaacaaacaaacatatagatcaatataataagcaaattcaaAAATGAAACATTCACATTAATAGTCAATTGATTATTAACAACTCAATAGGGAAAGAGTGGTCTTTTCAACACATGTTGCTTGGACAGCTAGAtaaccatatgcaaaagaattaaGTAGGACCCCTATCTAACATcgtatagaaaaaaatataaatattttttaagtcacAGAAACTTTTATTGGAAACGAATGAGCTGTAGTAAAGTGACAACCAGTGCAAGTGACCATATGGATGAGGTGGGGGTACAGGTGGGTACCAAGGGCTGGCCCAAGACCAGAGCTGGTGACCGCTGGGGCCTGATTGTGGGGCCTTGGGCCATAGGCCCTTTGGGCTGGAGTGCGTGGGCCcagtagaaatacaaaaataaactctgggccgggtgtggtgcccGCGCTGggattacgcctgtaatcccagcactttgggaggccgaggcgggcggattgcctgaagtcaggagttccagatcagccttgcccaatgtggtgaaaccccttctctactaaaaatacaaaaattagctaggcgaggtggcaggcgcctgtaatcccagctacttgggaggctgaggcagcagaatcacttgaacccaggaggtggaggttgcagtgagccgagattgcaccattgcactacagcctgggctacaagagcgtaactctgcctcaaaataaattaataaataaataaattgccttTTGAACCCCTAGGCTCCTCTAGCCCATTTCCTCCCTTCCTATCCCTTCCACATCTTCCCCCCGGCCCCcaacactacacctggctaattaattttttattgtctgCAGAGactaggatctcactatgttgcccaggctagtctcgaactcctggcctcaagcaaacctctggcctcagccaccaaaagtgctgagattataggcatgagtcactacatCTGGCCATAAATTTCTTGAATTTTATCCTTCTACTGTGGTTATATAAGTCAATATTCTTGTtctaagaaaacacaaactatttTTGGATGAAGTGTTATAATATCCGAAATTTACTCTCAAATAtctgtttaaaaagagaaaatacagaatGTTAAATGAAATGTGGCTAATGCTAACAATTGTTGTATCTAGGTAAAATGTACACACGGGTTTATGAGCTTAAGCTTGCAACTTTATgtagtttgaaatttttttaaaaagaaggttaaagtaaaacaaaaaatgttgagTGAACAGCAAATATAGAAATCAACAgcattagcctgggcaacacagtgaaactctgtctcttcaaacaatacaaaaaattagccgggcattgtggctcatgcctgtagttctagctactcgaaaggctgaggtgggaggattgcttcagcccaggaggtggagtttgcagtgagccaagcctcactacactcccagcctgggcaactgagcgagaccctggctcaaataagtaaatatagaaaaaaaaaaactttcatataTTACAACCATTTGAAAAATGTAATGGCAATATTTTAACACACCATAAAATAATCTGAAGAGGAAGATATCTGTAGAAAGTACGacttggaggccgggcgcggtggctcacgcttgtaatcccagcactttgggaggccgaggcgggcggatcacgaggtcgggagatcgagaccacggtgaaaccccgtctctactaaaaatacaaaaaattagccgggcgtggtggcgggcgcctgtagtcccagctactcggagaggctgaggcaggagaatggcatgaacccgggaggtggagcttgcagtgagccgagatcgtgccactgcactccagcctgggcgacagagcgagactccgtctcaaaaaaaaaaaaaacaaacaaacaaacaaaaaaaagaaagtacgacttgggccaggcgcagtggcttatgcctgtaatcccagcactttgggaagccgacgtggggagatcacctgaggtcaggagttcgagaccagcttggccaatgttgtgaaactccttctctactaaaaatacaaaaattagctgcgcatggtggcaggcgcctgtaatcccagctatttgagaggctgaggcagaattgcttgaacccaagaggcggaggtggcagtgagccgagatcatgccattgcattacagcctgggctacaagagcaaaacaccatctcaaaaaaaaaaaaaagaacttggctTAGCTGATTTCCATCTCAGATAAGACACTTCTTATGTAACTTTGAGCAAGTTCATtacttttgtgcttttttttttctgtaaaatgaagacaccaaaagtgaCCTATCTCAGAAGTTTTGAGGTTTAAATAAGCTAATGCACGTAAAGTCCTTAGAATAATGCctagcactcagtaaatgtaaaGTGGGAGCATAAAgattcagggcaacttgaattGATGCTCTCGGCAGGAAATACATGAAAGGAAGGTATTATTatagaaaggtttaaaaatatacctaaatactagccaggcgcggtgtctcatacctataatcccagtactttgggaggccaaggcaggcagattgcctgaggtcaggagttcgagaccagtctggctaacatggtgaaaccctgtctctactaaaaatacaaaaattagctgggcgtggtagcacgcacctgtagtcccagctacttgggagtctgaggcaggagaatctcttgaacctgggaggttgaggttgcagtgagcagagatggcaccactgcacttcagcctgggtgacagagtgagactgcatctcaaaagaaTTCTAAAGGACATGTGACGTGTAGaattaatgttttcattaatttataaatttaatgtgaTTGCAATAAGTTGCCTTTTTCAACTAGTCAAGTGACTTTCAAgctcatacagaaaaataataaaagttagctTTGCTACTAGGAACGATTTATAAGTTATAACAAATGCtccgccgggcatggtggctcatgcctgtaatcccagcactttgggaggctgaggggggtggatcatctgaggtcaggagttcgatagcagcctaaccaacatggttagaccctatctctactaaaaaatacaaaattatccgggcgtggtggcacatgcctataatcccagctactcgggaagctgaggcaggagaatcgcttgaatatgggaggcagaggttgcagtgagctgatattgcgccactgccctccagcctgggcaacaagaacgaaactccatctcaaaaaaaaaaaaaaaaaaaaaaagaaaagaaatagaaccaATGCTCAAGTCTGCCTCACATTTGTCCTTGCTAGTAGACCGTGTTAAATTTAGTTCTTCAGTGGGGTAACTTCTGATGACCAAACTTGGCAGTGTggtcctgcactccagcctgggcaacaaagtgagaccccatctcaaaaaacaaaacaaaaaccacaaagaaatcGCTGGATTGCATCTTCTTGGGTTATTATATATCATGCAGATATTCTTTCCAATTCTCCCTGTGatattatgaaatgtatttcttcttaGTCACCATTTCCTGTCACATAGCTCCTAAAATCTTCGAAATCTCTGGAGTGGTAACTTTTGTATGCTAATGGTGACTGCTTTGCTGGGGGCTCCAAGATAGCCTCAGGATGTGGGCTGGTTGCCAGGAGAAACCACCAAGTGATTGGAGGGTTGAAAGTTTCACTCCCATTCAGGGACCTCCAGAAGGGACAGGggctgaaggttgagttgatAAACCAATGGCCAGTGATGTAATCAATCATGCCCACCTAATGAAGCTTCCCTAAAAACACAAATGGAATGAGTTCTGAGGGCTCTGGGATAGCTGCACACATGGAGACTCCTTAAGGGTGGTTCACCCTGCTTGTCTTTTCTCCTATACCtcgccctatgcatctcttccatctggttGTTCATCCGTATCCTTTGCAATATCCTTCACAATAAGTaaggtgtttccctgagttctatgAGCCACTAGAGCAAACTAATCAAACTCAAGCAAGAGGTCGAGGGAACCCTGATTTGTAGCTGGTCAGTCAAAAGCGCAGGTAAGACAACCTGAAGCTTGTGATTGGCATTAGAAGTAcaggcagtcttgtgggactgagacTTCAACCTGTGAGATCTAGAGCTATTTCCAGGTAGACAGTGCTGGAATTGAATTAGACACCCAGCTGGTATCTACTGCAGAATTGCTTGCTTggaggccaggcgccgtggcttacacctgtaatcccagcactttgggaggccaaggcgggcagatcatctggtcaggattccagaccagcctggccagtatggcgaaaccctgcctctactaaaaacacacaaattagccaggcgtggtggcaggtgcttgtaatcccagctactcaggaggctgaggcaagagaatcgtttgaactcaggaggcggaggttgcagtgagccgagatcgtgccattgcactccagcctgggctacaagagcgaaactgtctcagaaaacaaaacaaaaaagaattgcttGCTTGGTGTGAGGACCCCTGCATATTTCCTATCAACAACGTAGTAAGCTCCACTTCTGTTCTACCTCCTTCCGATTTTCACATCTCTAATGGGAAGTTGATATTTGCAAGTATCTGTGCCTGTTTTCCAATCTTACCCAAATGTACAATGAAGTTTCTTCCCAGTGGGGAGATATCATAAAATATTAGAATGCCAGAAATTTACATTGTAGGAATGTAATAAAACCATTGTTCATCTAATTGTTAGCAAGAACAAGAATAAAAccaagaacaatttttaaaaggtactCAAATGTCAACTTTATTGTTTCTATATAAACACCTTTTTgtactgaaaactaaaaataacaaagtttgctGTGATTGCAATCCAAATTTTTGAAAGCCAGAAATTCTAATTATGCTATAGCCAAACTACCTAATGCTTTCTTTATCCACAACAAGTAACTTTGCTTCAATTTCTTGATGTTGGGTTTCATCTCACTGACTTTGGGCTTCTAAGACACATGGGAATACTTATATCGTCTTGGCTTCTTGGGTCAAATCAAACAGTAGGGCTAAAGTTATTCAAATACATTCAGATTACACAGATCCCTTATGAATTACTAGTATCATAGTAGGAAaagatacaagaagaaaaatatatcctAGAACTCATCAAAATTATTGGTGTATAGTCTATACTAGCATAGAGTAGCTTTTTCAACCTGCCATATAAAATTACCAGCAAGAAAAAAAGGTGCAAGAATAAGATTTATGGCTGAAGTGGCTTGGTGTCATGATCCCCTATTTTAGCATTCTCAGAAGGATCCCATCCATTAGACACGCAGAAACTGCAGGGACATTTGAATGGTCTTGGTtccttctgaaaaaaaatgatgaaatggaTTAACTGGAATATTGTACCCCAGAGAAATGTAATAAACCCTCAactataatattgtttatttagGTAAGTGTTGGAACGgggaacacacacaaaaagggcATATGGGCCAAAAGCAAAacattttaggagaaaaaaagagggaggatCAAAATATGGGTACCACAGAATGGCAGAGCTTGTGGGTCATTTTGTAATGGTAACAAGTGCAGGTTGTCAATAAAACATTCTAGTCTCAGTTCTCTGAATGCCTTAAATGTAACTCATTCTGTTGCTAGACGCTGCTGAAGTGTTCGTCCTCTTACTATACAGTGCTACCCTGAAGATATTTGTGACAGCACGTGAAAGTATCAACCTAACACCAAGAGTGACCCCTAGTGTAAACTATGAACTCTGGATGATAATCCTGTCAGGGTAAATTCATCAGCTGCAAAGTGTGCAATTCTGGTGTGTGACGTTGACAGTAGAGGCGGCATGTGTGGGGTGTGAGGGAAGGGCTATGAACATAAAacttctctgaaaaataaagaataaagaatatatttttttaaaactacaaacaTGAATTGACTTATCCATCGTTCCTGGGGATTCAGAAAGTCCAAGTAAATTCCGTAATTCCCTATTCTGACAAAAGGAAACAAACCAGATACCCCTCCACATgtacagccaaaaaaaaaaaaggaaaataaaaagaaaaaaattagacttaCCTTAACTCCCTTAAGCCCATTGTTTGTTGGTATTCTTTCATGCttcatgggaagaaaaaaatttatgtttattaaaaCTCTATCAAGAAAAAGATTACTAATATTACATATCTATATAAGGGAGAGAAGCTAGGGAATTTGTTATTGAGacggggtctttctctgttgcccaggctggattgcagtggagcaatcatggctcactgcagccttaaccccccaggctcaagtgatccagctgcctcagccctcagccacccaccccacagcagctgggacttacaggcatgcaccactacacccagctaattaattttttgtagagatggctgattttattaattttttatattgcctaggctggtctggaactccttcagctcaagtgatcctccccacctcagccttccaaagtgcagggattacagacgtgagctaggagtctttttgcccaggccggagggcaatggcagtctcggctcactgcaacctctgcctccagggttcaagcgattctctatcctcagtctcccgagtagctgagattacaggtgccccccaccaggcccagctaactttttgtatttttagtagaggcaggatttcaccatgttggccaggctggtttcgaattcctgccctcatgtgatccacctgcctcagcctccaaaaagtgctgagattacaggcctcagccaccgcaccgggcctagAGCTAGGGAGTCTTAATTAGGTCTTAATTTATGAGTGTCACTCCCCGGAATTGGGCAGCCCCGGCCCCATCACATCAACATACCGTACGAACTCTGCCGAGTAATATGTATCTCAATCTTGCCAACTTTTCTCTCTGCACAGACAGCAATGTTCTTATTCCTCTCCCCTCGTAAAACAACTCATCTGCCATTTCCTTGAGGACTGCTGCTTTTGCAGCCTGTCGACGGAGTAAAGCTTCCTGTACAGGAGAAGCAGATTCGCTACTAGCGTTGATAGTCAAGTTACTAAGGTTCTTTATCAACGCCTCAGGGCAGATTTGAGAGGCCCCTGAAAGAGAAGGTTAAAAACCATTACATTAAGGGGATCTTCAACATTCACACTTCGACTAGGTCTGTCCTTAAGCAGGGGAACAGGGCGCTGTGTGGGAAATTCCTCAGGGTGGAAGGTCACAGTAAACAACGCACAACCTCTAGTCTTTTCTTAAAAATCGGAAAGTTAGCccggcgcggtagctcacgcctgtaatcccagcacttggggaggccgaggcgggcggatcatctgaggtcgggagttggagaccagcctgaccagacagaaaccccgtctcaattaaaaatacaaaattagcctgacatggtgacacacgcctggaattccagctactcaggaaggctgaggcaggagaatcgcctaaatccgggaggcggaggttgcagtgagccgagatggcgccactgcactccagcctgggcgacagagcgagactccgtctcaaaaaaaaaaaaacaaaaaaaaaacaaaagaaatctgaAGTACTCCCAAACATagtgaataaaataatacaattctCACCACCACCGCTTTTAATAAAGTCTTTGACCTCTGTGTTTTCTCACCGGAGGAAGCTGGACTCCCTCTGGTTTGAGGTTTACCTAAATACATTCCTCTTGCAAAGACTGaagtcaacattaaaaaaaaaaaagacggcagCCTTTCGACCTCCCAACCCCCCTATAATCATATAGTCAAGAAGGGCATTATCTGGCTTACCTGAATCGTCCCGGGAATTTTCTTCGGTGAGCATTTGTGGAGACTCTGGGATGTAGGTTGGATTAAACTTCTGTGATGGGTCCATCGGCGTCTTGACACAACACTAAGCTTCTCCTGGATCTTTGAAACCTAGCAGAAACTGATGACGGAGCCTCAAATTGCTACAAGGTAGCCCGGAAAGAGGCTGAAAACCGGAGCTGCAACGAATGGTCGAGGAACTGACGTAAAATATAGGTCCGGCTTCCTCTTAAAATACAGATAAGCCAATCTTCCAGGATATTTGAATGTTAATGATCCAATGATTAGAGGATTAAGGGATCCAAATGATGAAAGGTTAATGGGCGTAGTTTAGACTAATAGGGTAGTTCTTCATCTGCTttgcattaaaataatatatcctATGTCATATCTGCTAGAAAATTTATTGAAAACTCTTTTTGTGGTTCTAAGGTTGCCTTACATATAAGTTGtttttttcatgttgtttttttgttttcccaaaCTCTACTCCTGGAGATGGCTTGTTCTGTGAACTGGGCTTAAGTGTTCTAGTGCAGAGAGGAGAATGGCAGTTTTTACCGCCCCCGCCCCACCGCCACCACTGCCCATAAACTCCCAATTAAGCTAATTGAGAAAGTTTCCTTTAAGTTTTCCTTGCCTCAATCATCTTAAACCTTTGCTGCTactaagaaagaagagagaaaaaatgaacaaGTATCTGTTATGAACACTTTCATAGCTTGATATTTTAGGgacatgtattttttatttgttaatttgtttttaacaaaagtttTATAAACTATAAACAGTACCTAACATTTCTGAGCAGCTGAAATTAACTAAACTTACAAATTGCTACTCCCTCCCCACAAAAAAAATGCGTGTATTTGTAGCAAAGCACAACAGCATTTAACCACTGATTGTCTGCAGGAGGTGGAAGAACAAGTCCCCAGCTGCCCCTCTCATCTTTTTCCCTCTTATTCAAATACGCACCCTCCCCCATTCCCTCTCTAGGTGGAAACCACGAGAAAATACTCAAAGGCAACCTTGTTTGGGTTtggtaaaaagcaaaaattgaagttatgattaagaaatattttcatagaGAATGGGCAGCCATAGACATAGATCATGTCCCAACACTTTACGCAAGTGATTCTCAAAAGTGTGGTCTCCAGGATCACTTAATCACCCAGcagttaaaggctgcagtgacctatgatcatgccactgcactccagcctggtagacagggcaagaccctgcctcttgaaaaaaaaaaaaagtgcagtttACAACAAGCACCTAGTTAACTTAGATATACAAATTCTGAGCTCCGACCCAGCCCTACTGAATCAAAGACTGGGGATGCTTTAACAAGCCTCCCAGGCAATTCTGCGCTTAGCCAGAAGACCCAGAAttgatccccaggtgattctgatgggtGCTCAAGTTAAGCAGCCTTGCTTTATAGCACTGTGAACTTTCTACTTCTGTTGTTGAGCTCTTGGCTAATCTCCCTCTTGTCCTGGGAATCTCTCTGATATCAGTCCCCAAGAATTTCATTGGagagataaatacaaaaaaatcccaTTGCAGGGGGTTTAGGATTAGGAGGTGAGATAACAAAAAGGGCTGAAATAGACTCTCATTTCTAAAAAaacctaggctgggcacagtggctcacgcctgtaatcccagcactttgggaggttgaggcaggtggatcacttgaaaccagcaGTTCaggactaacctggccaacatggtgaaacaccgtctccactaaaaatacaaaaattaggccgggcacagtggctcacgccggtaatcccagcactttgggaggccgaggcgggcggatcacgaggtcaggagattgagaccatcctggctaagacagtgaaaccccgtctgtactaaaaatacaaaaaattagctgggcgaggtggcgggcgcctgtaatcccagctacttgggaggctgaggcaggagaatggcgtgaacccgggaggtggagcttgcagtgagccgagattgcgccactgcactccagcctgggcgacagcgagactctgtctcaaaataaataaataaataaataataaaaaaataaaaaagaagcaaattagAAGGATGAGGAACCAAATTTGAAATATGTTAATATGTGATAAGGAAGAGGAAACAAGCCACATCTGCACGTTAGAAGTCAAGAAAGAATGCCTAAATGGAAAAAATCAAGACATATCATTACAAACTTGCTCTATAGACCAaacacggtggcttatgcctggactcccagc
This genomic window contains:
- the DPPA3 gene encoding developmental pluripotency-associated protein 3 is translated as MDPSQKFNPTYIPESPQMLTEENSRDDSGASQICPEALIKNLSNLTINASSESASPVQEALLRRQAAKAAVLKEMADELFYEGRGIRTLLSVQREKLARLRYILLGRVRTHERIPTNNGLKGVKKEPRPFKCPCSFCVSNGWDPSENAKIGDHDTKPLQP